A genome region from Halorussus pelagicus includes the following:
- a CDS encoding DUF7282 domain-containing protein, which produces MTRKITLVAVVAMLAMGTSAALTFGATPQASSDVVAEQETTTAVETTMMQTTTATGQASVTLGDQTSNGTAVVVEEVVVPEGGFVVIHEAESLQTTQMETEMGTETETAVGMETTAMDGQTQQYAAGPVLGNSTYLEPGVHEDVTVRLDEPIEADQVLIAMPHMDTNDNQAYEFPETDDPYTVDGQAVIDWANVTVEAGETTTVEDGETTTEM; this is translated from the coding sequence ATGACACGAAAGATAACGCTCGTAGCAGTCGTTGCGATGCTTGCGATGGGAACGTCGGCGGCGCTGACGTTCGGCGCCACGCCGCAGGCGAGTTCCGACGTAGTCGCGGAACAGGAGACGACCACAGCAGTAGAGACGACGATGATGCAGACGACTACGGCCACGGGGCAGGCGAGCGTCACGCTCGGTGACCAGACCTCGAACGGGACCGCGGTCGTGGTCGAAGAAGTCGTCGTTCCCGAGGGCGGCTTCGTCGTGATTCACGAGGCCGAGAGCCTGCAAACGACCCAGATGGAGACCGAGATGGGAACGGAGACCGAAACTGCGGTTGGCATGGAGACGACCGCCATGGACGGCCAGACCCAGCAGTACGCGGCGGGTCCGGTCCTCGGTAACTCGACGTACCTCGAACCCGGCGTTCACGAGGACGTGACCGTCCGACTCGACGAACCCATCGAGGCAGACCAAGTCCTCATCGCCATGCCGCACATGGATACGAACGACAATCAAGCGTACGAGTTCCCCGAGACCGACGACCCCTATACGGTTGACGGACAGGCCGTCATCGACTGGGCGAACGTGACCGTCGAAGCGGGCGAGACGACGACCGTCGAGGACGGCGAAACGACGACCGAAATGTAA